One part of the Nitrospira sp. genome encodes these proteins:
- a CDS encoding transposase — protein sequence MPRTARASVGDYCYHVINRGNGRSEVFHAEGDYQAFMDLLSQASQRIPMRVLAYCLMPNHFHLALWPSHDGELSRWMQWLLTAHVRRYHRWHDSSGHVWQGRFKAFPIEQDDHLLTVLRYIELNPVRAHLVSRAEHWRWSSARVWREAVRGPRVEAGPVVRPESWLEWVNGSMEERDVQRIRQSVNRNAPFGSDAWTAVTAERLGLDASLRPIGRPQKLVET from the coding sequence GAGACTATTGTTACCACGTGATCAATCGGGGTAACGGTCGGTCCGAGGTGTTTCATGCGGAGGGGGACTACCAGGCGTTTATGGATCTGCTGAGCCAGGCGTCCCAACGTATTCCCATGCGTGTGCTGGCGTACTGTCTCATGCCCAATCATTTTCATCTCGCGCTCTGGCCCTCCCACGATGGAGAGCTGAGTCGATGGATGCAGTGGTTGTTGACGGCGCATGTCAGACGGTATCACCGGTGGCACGACTCGAGCGGCCATGTCTGGCAGGGCCGGTTCAAAGCGTTTCCGATCGAGCAAGACGATCATCTCCTGACGGTGTTGCGCTATATCGAACTCAATCCGGTTCGGGCGCATCTCGTGTCGCGAGCCGAACACTGGCGGTGGTCGAGTGCCCGTGTTTGGAGGGAAGCGGTGCGAGGCCCTCGGGTAGAAGCCGGACCGGTGGTACGGCCCGAGTCGTGGCTCGAGTGGGTGAACGGGTCGATGGAGGAGAGGGACGTCCAACGGATCCGACAGAGCGTGAATCGCAACGCCCCGTTCGGATCGGACGCATGGACTGCGGTGACGGCGGAGCGGTTGGGGTTGGATGCGAGCCTCCGACCGATCGGACGCCCACAGAAATTAGTGGAAACGTAG